Within the Leptospira meyeri genome, the region TTATGCGTAGTTGACCATTTATAAAATTTATTTTTTTATTAGATTACTAGCCCAATTAAAAACAAGTTCAGCTAATTCAATGGCCTTTTCATATTCAGCATTAAGAATTTCTTCATAATCACCGGGATATCTAGTAGAGACTGCATAATCTGTTAAAATTGCAAGTTCATCAAAGAAACTAGGTTTTTCAATTCGATCAGGCAATGAAAGCATTAGAGTTTTAATATTGTGAGTAAATAGAAATTCTACATTCTCTTTTATCAAAACAGCTTTTAAAGATTTTTCAGCAGTTTGTTGAGCATGAAAACAAAGTTGATTTAGTAAAATATCATTTTTATCCCCAAGTTTAGCCAGGAGTAAATCGCTTTTTGCATGAATAAGCCAAGCTTCTGGAGAACCTGGGTCATCATGCAGCATAGA harbors:
- a CDS encoding HEPN domain-containing protein, with amino-acid sequence MLHDDPGSPEAWLIHAKSDLLLAKLGDKNDILLNQLCFHAQQTAEKSLKAVLIKENVEFLFTHNIKTLMLSLPDRIEKPSFFDELAILTDYAVSTRYPGDYEEILNAEYEKAIELAELVFNWASNLIKK